One window of Vespula pensylvanica isolate Volc-1 chromosome 13, ASM1446617v1, whole genome shotgun sequence genomic DNA carries:
- the LOC122633850 gene encoding GTP-binding protein Di-Ras2, protein MADHERIRLVVLGGAAVGKSAIIRRLLGQGFSERYRPTVEDLYSRECVLGNLTLKVDLLDTTGDLQFPAMRRLSIATAHAFLLVYAITSSPSFECVKRCFEEVREQRTDFQEVPIVVAGNKHDLASTRREVPIEDVSEWLFCELPKLRAKVMECSAKDDYNIKDIFRCFVTLSRIVPKNPTGDSDESGLRRRCSAYGSRRSGSPGSRSGSAGSGSPQPQLVATQNVNVVTTTEEVKSKPRSRSLIRRASRKTKQQIRDSHADDCNIS, encoded by the exons ATGGCCGACCATGAAAGAATCAGATTGGTCGTCCTCGGTGGCGCTGCTGTCGGTAAGAGCGCCATTATACGTCGTCTATTAGGACAAGGTTTTAGTGAGAGATACAGGCCAACTGTCGAGGATTTATATTCAAGAGAATGTGTTCTTGGAAATCTAACTCTCAAAGTCGATCTTCTCGACACTACTG GGGACTTGCAATTTCCAGCTATGAGAAGATTGAGCATAGCCACGGCACAtgcttttcttctcgtttatgCTATAACATCGTCGCCCAGTTTTGAATGTGTTAAACGATGTTTCGAAGAAGTTAGAGAACAACGTACGGACTTCCAG GAAGTACCAATAGTGGTAGCTGGTAACAAACATGATCTCGCTTCAACACGTAGAGAAGTACCGATCGAGGATGTAAGCGAATGGCTTTTCTGCGAATTACCAAAACTTCGGGCAAAGGTGATGGAGTGTTCGGCTAAAGACGATTACAATATAAAGGATATATTTAGGTGTTTCGTAACGCTATCAAGAATCGTACCAAAAAATCCAACCGGAGATTCTGACGAATCAGGATTAAGAAGGAGATGTTCGGCTTATGGTTCACGAag ATCCGGCAGTCCAGGAAGCAGATCAGGAAGTGCTGGTTCAGGAAGTCCTCAACCACAATTGGTTGCGACCCAAAATGTCAATGTGGTAACCACAACGGAGGAAGTAAAAAGCAAACCTCGAAGTCGTAGTTTGATCAGACGTGCCTCGAGAAAAACAAAGCAACAAATTCGAGACTCTCATGCGGATGACTGCAATATTTCTTAA